The Fimbriimonadaceae bacterium genome has a segment encoding these proteins:
- a CDS encoding N-acetylmuramoyl-L-alanine amidase, with product MISLHSIKYTFVGAILAIAAPAWAAGADQVFQDPGFNKVVWVESPNQNKRPAGTVVDTIVLHHTAQDSLRTTVNWFATTESQVSAHFCVGKDGSIVQFLSTFDRAWHAGVSVDAYGRRNVNDFSIGIEIDNPGDGKTPYPEAQIRALDNLIGFLLLRFPEIKQITSHEYVAEPQGRKNDPKNFPWDRMKHFGLPLNYGLKVKK from the coding sequence ATGATCAGCCTGCATTCTATCAAGTACACCTTCGTCGGCGCTATCCTGGCCATTGCGGCTCCTGCATGGGCGGCCGGTGCGGACCAAGTTTTTCAGGACCCCGGGTTCAACAAGGTCGTCTGGGTCGAGTCGCCCAACCAGAACAAGCGGCCTGCCGGAACGGTCGTTGACACCATCGTCCTCCATCACACCGCCCAAGACTCTCTGCGCACGACGGTGAACTGGTTTGCGACGACGGAGAGCCAGGTCAGCGCCCACTTTTGCGTGGGTAAGGACGGATCCATCGTCCAGTTCCTGAGCACTTTCGACCGGGCCTGGCACGCGGGGGTCAGCGTCGACGCCTATGGTCGCCGCAACGTCAACGATTTCTCGATCGGTATCGAGATCGACAACCCGGGTGACGGCAAGACCCCTTACCCCGAGGCGCAGATCCGTGCCCTGGACAACCTCATCGGGTTCCTGTTGCTCAGGTTCCCTGAGATCAAGCAGATCACGAGCCACGAGTACGTCGCCGAGCCCCAGGGTCGCAAGAACGACCCTAAGAACTTTCCCTGGGACCGCATGAAACACTTTGGGCTTCCCCTGAACTACGGCCTGAAGGTGAAGAAGTGA
- a CDS encoding VOC family protein, which translates to MRGLRTVGQAILYVSDMGRSVSFYRNTVGLELKFPLDSKDWSQEYWVVFDIGGFELALHHGPARQSPEAPALKFIVEDLDAAHGDLASRGVGVSPVETPYPGVRHFHFRDPDGQVWFVSA; encoded by the coding sequence ATGAGGGGCTTACGGACCGTCGGCCAGGCCATCCTGTACGTTTCCGACATGGGCCGTTCCGTTTCGTTTTACCGGAACACGGTCGGCCTTGAACTCAAATTCCCCTTGGATTCAAAGGATTGGTCTCAAGAATATTGGGTGGTCTTTGACATCGGCGGGTTTGAACTGGCCCTGCACCACGGCCCTGCCCGCCAATCCCCCGAGGCCCCGGCGTTGAAGTTCATCGTCGAGGATCTGGACGCCGCCCACGGCGACCTGGCCTCAAGGGGCGTGGGCGTCTCTCCTGTCGAGACCCCGTACCCTGGTGTCCGCCACTTCCACTTCCGCGACCCTGACGGCCAAGTCTGGTTTGTCTCGGCCTGA